The segment TCTCACTAGATTAGGTTCCAtcaggccattggaactagcactaaaTTATCTCAGCTGCACCATGCTACcccaagaaaacaggtctagaggagtgctgatacacaggtcaacaagagggtcaagccaccttcagaaacagaaagacaaactaacacaagagataacctgatggtgaggcaagtgcaggaacacaagcaacagaaagcaagactacttgacatcatcagagcccagccctcccaccaaagcaaacactggatatccaaatccactggaaaagcaggaattagatttaaaatcacattttatcatcatAATGGAGGACGTTAGAAAgtcagaaataactcccttaaggaaatatgggacaacacaagcaaacaaatagaagccgttaaaatggaaacacaaaaatacaataaaaaattacagaaaaccacaaccaaagaggagaagaaattgaacaaaaccatctaggagttaaaatggaaatagaaacaataaagaaagcacacagggagaaaaccctggatatggaaaatctagggaagagatcagcaGTCATAGATGCAAGCTTCACCAATAGATTACACGAGATataagagagaatttcaggagcagaagatatcatagaaaacattgacacaaccatcaaagagaatggaaaatggaaaaagctgctAGCactaaacatacaggaaatcaggacacaaatcaaagatcaaacctaaagataatagatatagaagagtgtgaagactcgCAACATAAAGGgctggtaaatatcttcaacaaaatcttagaagaaaacttccctaacctaaagaaagagatgcccataaacataaaagaagcctacagaactccaaatatattgtaccagaaaagaacttcctcctgtcacaaaatagtcaaaacaccaaatgcacaaaccaaagaatgaatattaaaagcagtaagcgaaaaaggtcaagtaacatataaaggcagacctgtcagaattatacCAAAATTCTTACCAgggactatgaaagtcagaaaataCTGGACATATAttatacagaccataagaggACACAAATGTCAGCCAAGGTTGCCATATCCAGCAAGACTCTCACTTAACACAGAGggtaaaccaagatatttcatgatgaaaaaaatattaaacaaaatatttctacaaatccagccctacaaaggataatagaaaacTTCAAAACAAGGTAGGAAACTtcaccctagagaaagcaagaaactaatctccttgcaacaaaaccaaaagaagagagacacacaaacgtaattccacctctaacaatgggaataacaagaaacaacaaccactattccctaatatcactcaacatcagTAGATTCAATTCCCCTGGAAGAGATAAACCTTGTAAGTAACCTCAAAActccttaagaaatagaagcagttatttatagtctcccaaccaaaaagagcccaggaccatatgagttcagtgcagaattctatcatattttcatagaagatctcataccaatactgtccaaattattatacaaaatagaacagatggagcactatcaaattcttttttgtgaagccacaattactcttacatgTAAAGCACTAAAATacccatcaaagaaagaaaccttcagatgaatttcccttatgaaaatagATGAAAAAATAATCACTAACATTCGTCAAAACCAAatgtaagaacacatcaaaaagatgatccaccatgatcaaatgggCTTCATcctaggtatgcagggatggttcaatatacagaaatccaataacgtatatcataatataaacaaactgaaagataaaaaccacatgattatttcattagatgcttagaaagcatttaataaaattcaacacAATTTTGTGATagaagtcctagaaagatcaggaattcaaggcccatacctacacatactaaaagccttatacagcaaaccagtagctcacatcaaaataaatggagagaaacttgaagcaatcccactaaaatcagggactagacaaggctttccattatctccctacttattaaatatagttctcaaTGTCCTAGTCacaacaatcagacaacaaaaggaggtgaaaggaatacaaattggaaaggatgaagtctaagtatcactatttgcagatgatatgatagtatatttaagtgaccagaaaggtccaccagagaactactgaacctgATACATAACgacagcaaagtgggtgggtataaaattaactcaaataagtcaggaGATGTattatactcaaaggataaacaaactgagaaagaaattagggaaacaacccccttcataatactcccaataatataaaaaaaccttggtgtgactttcaccaagcaagagaaagatttgtatgataataACTTAAAGTCTCatagaaataaattaaacaagatctcagaagatggaaagatatccaatgctcatggattggaaaaattaatataacaaaaaatGGCCCTTTTGCCAAAATAAATCTACATATTCATTGAAATCCTCACAAATATtcaaattcaattcttcaaagatgtaAAATAGCAagttggaaattcatttggaataacaaaatcccaggacagcttaaactatcctcaacaataaaaggactttttggggaatcatcatccctgacctcaagcagtattacagagcaatagttaaaaaatcatatggtattggtacagagacagggagacagatcattggaaaataattgaagacctagaaatgaacacacacctattgtcacttgatcttcatctaaggagctaaaaccatccaatggaaaaaaggtagcattttcaacaaatggtgctggttcaatggaaggtcagcatgtagaagaatgcaaatcaattcattcttatcaccctgtaaaaaccttaagcccaagtggatcattgatcttcacatcaaaccagatacactcagactaatagaagaaaacatggggaggAGTCTctaatacatgggcactgggaacatttttctgaacagaacactaatgccttatgctctaagatcaagaatcaacaaatagaacctcataagactgcaatgcttctgtaaggcaaaggacactgtcattaggacaaaatgccaaccaacagattgggaaaagatctttagcaatcctacatcccataatgggctagtatccaaaatatacaaagaattcaagaagttagactcctgagagccaaatatccctattaaaaggggggtacagagctaaacaaagattcacagctgaggaatatctaatggctaagaagcacataaagaatggttcaacatccatagtcatcagggaaatgcaaatcaaaacaaccctgagattccacctcacaccagtcagaatggctaagatcaataacctgtcgacagcagatgttggtgaagatatggagaaagaacaacactcctccattgttggtggtattgcaaccTGGAACAACCTCTTTGGTAATCAGTGAGAAGGTTCTTCACAAAAGTGGAcattgtattacctgaggacccaggtctgcctctcctgggcatatacccaaaagacgctccaacatagaacaaagccacattctccactatgttcataggagccttatttataatagtccgAAGctagaagaaccaagatgcccttcaactgagaaatggatatagaaaatatggtacatctacacaatggcatactactcaggtatcaaaaaacaatgacttcatgaaattcataggcaaatggaatgaactagaaatatcatcctggtttaagtaaccgaatcacagaaaaacacaaatggtatgctcTCACCGTTAATTGGATAATAGCCCTAAATTTcgattacccaaaatgcaatccacagaccacatgaaactcatgaaCAAAGATGCTCAAAATGGGGATGTCTCACTCcttacaaatggaaacaaaaatttcCATACGAGGGGATAGGGAGTCAatgttaagagcacagactgcaggaacagtcattcagctcctgtcccatatgtggcccatatatatgcagctaccaaaactagataagatgaatgatggtaagaaatgcatgctgacaggaattgtatatagatctttcctgagagacacagccagaacaagtcaagtacagaggtgaatgttaccAGCAAACtactgacctgagaataggactcccattggagaaattagagtaaggattgaaagtgctaaaggggcttgcaaccccattagaacaaaaatgtcaacacccagagctcccagagactaaaccactacccaggcTGACccatggctacaactgcatatgtagcaaaggatgaccttgctaggcataaatggaaggagaagtccttggtcctgccaagggcgGATCCCTGCTGTAGggaatttttttggggggagaaacGGTAAGGGGTATGGATGAAGAGGGGCATATAGAAGGGGGGTTGTAGGAGGCTTGTGGTcaggaaactggtaaagggaataacatttgaaatgtaaataagaaatacccaattaaacataaaaatcaagATGCAACAACCTCTACCACAACAATCAGATTTGTATGTTAAATTTTCAATACAAAATACATCCAAACAATAAACTTACAAacagttgataaggatataagCTGCCAGCctagaaaatataaatttgattacagaaatccatcccatctaccttgacaattcaagaccacccagagGCAGATcactcttctctgtctccatcttgatttttctctcttctttttctctcccaccttatttttttactgtacaATCATGGCATTGACCTAACTGGTACCAGCCCTCTCCTATCTATAGAAATCAACCTATATATCAGACATGCATCTGTCTTCTTGCAATGTAATCCAAGACAATACCATTTCAAAACATATACCAACTAGGCATacaaatatatgttatataataatatcagcaataaaattctctctcatAAATGacaggtatattcttttattcctttaaagaaaacacataaaattattctcaaccaTCTTATTGAGGTATGAACATacatcaaagagaaaaatatttaccaaatgtCATTGAGTGTCAAGAACTGATTATCAGGCAAGAGATCAGCATTACAACCCATTAAATGTCTGCATAGGAATTGATATTGTCAGGATGTACGTTGAATCTGTATGATTCCAGGAATTATTGGATTTAGCATAAGGACATATTCTCCAGATCACAAGAATTATGAGAAGCTTAAGGGGATTTTGTGAAAATGCTCAACTCCTGCCTCAATGTTGAATGTGAAACTTCCCTTCCCTAAACCAGAGAATGAAAGACATAATGTTCCATGATTCAACTCAAAGTCCAAATGATATGGAACATTTATAACTTCTCAACTCTTGTCTTACTATAAAAGTTCTGAGGAAATCTATTGGGTTCATAAATATTGCTGTTGACACATGGTCTGATGAAGGCTGTTCAAGAGAAAATTGCCCTTTCAAATATTTATGGCATGGATGTTAATGAAATCATGGCAGCTGTGGATGGAGAACATTATCTTCAAAACatgtttttggaaatgttttgatcaaaAGTTTTCAGACCTCAGATGTAGAGCTTGAGGCCAGAATTTTTCCATTGTATCCAGGGAGCAGAACATATGATGAACGGAAAGAAACTGTTGAATATAATTAAGTGGATCGCCCGTCAGCAGAAGCCTTAAAATATACAAActggtgtaaatgtgtgtgttatgtttgccTGCATAAGAATCAGGTTTCACAATTGCTCCATGCTAGATCCTAGCAGACATGAAGAAGCTGTGTGCTTTCACTATTGGCTTTTTTTCCCTGCAGTTTTGTCTCATTTTGAGCAGTTTGACTGAACCCAATTGCTTTTGGAGGATAAAGAAGAGAGAAATTAATGATGGAGATTTGCAAAATGACTGTGGTTTTGTCCTTTTTACACTTGAGAGCCctattgaagaaaatttttataaTCACATTATTAATTTTAGGTAAGTTACTACCTTTATTTCTGGTTTCAATATTATGAATTAGAAGTATATAACTGTACACAGCCTGTAAGGTCCTGTCCTGTTTTTCCCCTTGTAACTTTAGGATCCACAGAATTAATTATAACTTCAGTCAATGTTTTGATACTTTCAAATGTGACACAGTTTATGTTAGCTTTACTACATTGGCTCTAGTTCACAAAGCTGGAAAACGTGAGAAACTGGATTCTATCTCTTGAATCTTTGTTGATATACGTTGAAATACTTTTTTACCTTTACCTTGAGTTCATAATTCCCACTTTTGGCAAAATCTCAATATGAAGAGACTGCATCATTGCCTCTTTTCAATTTTCTGCCAACCATTCCTTTATAAGCATGCATCAAAAGGCCTCAATAAAATGGTTATCTAATTTTGGCCTCTAAAAGTTGAGCATACACTCAGACATTGAAACatgtgtggtggttgtggtggaaGGATGTCTACTATATATGATTAAATgcatattattacatatatacttaagagtatatatatgtacacacatatatatatatgtatatatatatatatacacatatatatcttgCATTACAAAATACTCTTTAAATGAGCCCCTCCTGTCATTCTGGAGCTGTCACTGAATATGGAAAATGCCTGCCAGATTTCTTAATCTGTTACCAGAATATCTTTTCATCCAGTGATGCAAACACTCAGTCACATACTAGAATTATTATCTGCATCATATAgatattcaatatttttcttaattttaaaacaatgtaaCGTTATAGAAAATCTAGGAGAATAAATGTATTTCTTGTTGATAAGAAGCTGTTCTCAATGTGGCTACATAATTCTTAGATTCCAAGTGTGAGATGTTATCATTTGTGCCTGCAAATCATGAGAGAAGGGATGTTGAAATCACTCAAATTTTAACTAATCCACGAGCTTGTGGCTTCAGTCTTTCATAAACTGAAGTTTTCTGCACTTTTCTATCCCTGACTCTCATCCcattttttattcaatttttgtGTCTTTCCgagttaaacaaaatattttctaattgttaGCAACAGTATACTTTGTACACTTTGATATTAGTGGTGGCTTCACATTATTGTAATTCTGTGTTAGGTCAGTAGAAATTCAATTTCTGATGTATTCTGTATCATTCTAGATCTCATTGGAAAAAATAGTGGACATTCTCTTTAGTGACACTTCTACAAGtcattataaaatttaaattaacaaaTATATGAATTGTATCAATACACGTTTAAGgtttagaaagaaaaacttaGATTCAAACagtcaattaaaaatgaaaatttcagcaAAAGAGCCTGTTTGGTGTTTTAATCCTGATGAGAGGTATTTGCTAATAGTAACAGATGAGCAGATGAACTGCCAACTATGCTTGGGCAGAGGAAcacatttgaaatgaaagaatATCTTAGGGTTCAGACATCTATTACAGGACATTAAAGAATTAGGAGACCTGAAGTGTTAAGAGAAATTTCAATCcacttttacaaaattaaaatagtagcaACACACTAAACGTTGACTTCATGTTGACATGTATAGGAACCAAAAGGATAATATTCAGGTTGCACAATATATTACATCATTTTATGTacttgaaatgaataaataaagttaaGTAAAAGATATCTTTAAATATGTATTGTTTAATGAATATTAACCGTTGAAATTATTAAATGCATGTTCTATGAACAAGGAAACATTATTGATAATGTTTCCTGCTATGCTATGCataaaattagcattttcataTTGTATAATTCCAACGAGTTATTcctaatttgaaatttgaaaaatgttCTTACTGATATAATAATTTCTCTCCTCAAAACACTGATACTCCTTTTGAAGTAAACTGATTGCTAGATAATTTACACGGATACATAATTCATTTTGCATATACTTACTCTGTGTTAGGTATTATTATATAAGGGCTtttgaatatatttctaaatgattcactttttaatcttttatgTTCTTTTACTCTGCTTGATactcaaaaattattttgaattttgataCAATTTATTATGCAACATTTGGTATAGGATCATAAACAATAGAAATTCTTAAATATGcattaatgatatttttaggGTTAAAAAGTACATGAACACAGAAGTTGAACAAAATTTTTGATGTAATATATgattcaaaaataattaaaattattaacatgtttaatataaattacatttaaatacTAAAATTATAATGCAAATATGTTATGTATTTCATGCGTCGTTTATgtcatgttttttattttgtatttatggaATTATATCTCCAAGATATATTATAACAGTCTTAATCAATTGGATGCTAATGTAGTCAGAAGATGGTATTCAGAGGTACAATAGTCCCCTTATTGACTGTCAAAGTTACAAAATTTATCACAGGTTATTGTCATGGGTCTATGAACTTTTACATTGTATTCAAATCTTAAGATGTCTAATTTATGAGACTTATTTCATGACATTTAGACAGAAATATAGAATGCAATTGTGATACAAACTTAATTGCAATTGAAAGTTTCTTTTTCAAGCATCTCCCTTAATCATCATTATGCTTGGTTTTAGGATACCAGcaagaaaatatgaattttttcTGGTAATGTTTTTTGCTACTGATGAGATAAACAAGAATCCTTATCTTTTATCCAACATGTCTTtgatattttccttcatttttggtaTGTGTGAAGATACAATGGGAGTTCTGGATAAAGCATATTTACATCAAAACAACTATTTCGATCTACTTAATTATAACTGTGGAAGGAAGAAACGTTGTGATGTAAAACTTACAGGACCATCATGGAAAACTTCcttaaaactttcaattaattCACGGGCACCAAAGGTAATAATGTGTGACACTGGACGAAATACCAACTTTTAAATTCCATTTACATGTGCCTACAAGAAAACTTGGACCCCATGCATTTGTAGGTATGCTgctaaacacacagacacagacacacacacacacacacacacacacacacacaaagagagggagagagagagagagagagagagagagagagagagagagagagagagagagagatacaaaatTGTATAACTATACAGGGCGAACAGGAAAAGCTGTTTTCTAGAACATACAGTTTTGATATATTCTAGACTATATCAGTAAAAATCTATGATATGTATTGTGTAATCTTACTACCCTCAATCTGAGTTCTGAACGGTGAGTTGCATTACTTGTATTTATGTCCAAACCTCCTAACAATCATCTTCCTCATGTGGATGTTTCATCCTCTCTTCTATACTCTTTAgattttctttggaccatttaatCCTAACCTGAGTGACCATGACCAGTTTCCCTATATCTATCAGATAGCAACCAAGAACACATATTTGCTCCATGGCATGGTCTCCTTGATGTTTCATTTTGAATGGACTTGGATAGGACTGGTCATCACAGATGATGACCAAGGTATTCAGTTTCACTCAAACTTGAGAGAAGAAATACAAAGGCATGCgatctgtttagcttttgtgatTATGATCCCAGAAAGCATTCAGTTATACAACACAAAGTTTAAGATTTATGACCAACAACTTATGACATCTTCAGCAAAGGTAGTTATCATTTATGGCAAAATGATCTCCACTCTAGAACTCAGCTTTGCAAGATGGGCATATTTAGTTGCACGGAGAATCTGGATCACAACCTCACAATTGGATTTCATCACATATGATAAAGATTTCAGCCTTGATTTCTTCCACGGGACTGTCATTTTTGCCCAGCACCACAATGACATCGctatatttagaaattttatgcaaacaataaACACATCCAAGTATCCAGTAGATATTTCTCAGTCTATGGGGCAGTGGAATCATTTTAACTGTTCAATctcaaagaacaagaagaaaatggatttttttatgtTGAAAAACCCATTGGAATGGTTAACACAGCACACATTTGACATGGTCCTGAGTGAAGAAGGTTACAATTTGTAtaatgctgtgtatgctgtggcccacACCTATCACGAACTCATTTTTCAACAAGTAGAGTCTCAGGAAATGACCAAACCCAAAGGACTATTCACTAACTGTCAGCAGGTAACGTTTCTTACATTTCATTATGCTTAGATATAGCAATGTGACCTTTCAGGCCGCTGAGAAGTTCACATACATTTGTTACAGGTTATCTCTTGGTATAAAGTTTTCTATACTGCAAAACTCCAAAATGAATTTTTTACATGGATATATATCATGCACAGTGATAAGTTTTAATAGGAGACAATACATTTTCATGAATATAAGTGAATTATATGAAAATTTGTTTTAACATTTAACCAAATAAGTTCAAAATttagaaggagccaagagtttcaTCATAAAATACTTAAGTGATAACTAGCCTAGAatatttttctcaagaagaattTCTCAAAAATGAGTACATG is part of the Rattus norvegicus strain BN/NHsdMcwi chromosome 1, GRCr8, whole genome shotgun sequence genome and harbors:
- the LOC103690913 gene encoding vomeronasal type-2 receptor 116-like, with the translated sequence MKKLCAFTIGFFSLQFCLILSSLTEPNCFWRIKKREINDGDLQNDCGFVLFTLESPIEENFYNHIINFRIPARKYEFFLVMFFATDEINKNPYLLSNMSLIFSFIFGMCEDTMGVLDKAYLHQNNYFDLLNYNCGRKKRCDVKLTGPSWKTSLKLSINSRAPKIFFGPFNPNLSDHDQFPYIYQIATKNTYLLHGMVSLMFHFEWTWIGLVITDDDQGIQFHSNLREEIQRHAICLAFVIMIPESIQLYNTKFKIYDQQLMTSSAKVVIIYGKMISTLELSFARWAYLVARRIWITTSQLDFITYDKDFSLDFFHGTVIFAQHHNDIAIFRNFMQTINTSKYPVDISQSMGQWNHFNCSISKNKKKMDFFMLKNPLEWLTQHTFDMVLSEEGYNLYNAVYAVAHTYHELIFQQVESQEMTKPKGLFTNCQQVASLLKTRVFTNPVGELVNMNHKENQCAKYDIFIIWNFPKDLGLKVKIGSYFPCLQQSQQLHISEDWEWVTGDILVPSSVCSETCTAGFRKSNQKQTADCCFDCVQCQENEIANDTDMEQCVRCPDYSYANLEQTECLQRVVTFLAYEDPLGMALCCMALSFSAITILVLVTFVKYRDTPIVKANNRILSYILLISLVFCFLCSLLFIGHPNQATCILQQATFAIFFTVAISTVLAKTITVVTAFKLTTPGRRIRKMMIKGATNLLIPICTLIQLVLCGIWLVTSPPFIDRDIQSEHGKIIITCNKGSVIAFHVVLGYLGSLALGSFTVAFLARNLPDRFNEAKFLTFSMLVFYSVWITFLPVYHSTRGKVMVVVEVFSILASSAGLLGCIFIQKCYVLLLRPDLNVLQK